The genomic stretch AGGCAGAGTTGTGTCCATTGTAGCAAAGCCAGAGAAGGAAGTCAAGAAGGGTGATGTTATTGTTGTTCTGGAATCGATGAAGATGCAGGTAGCAGTTAAAGCACATAAGGATGGTAAATTGAAGGAATTGAATGTTAAGGAAGGCTCTAGTATCGCAAGGAATGATGTTGTTGCTCTGATAGAATGAAATATTCTGAATTTTCAAACATCCTATACATTAATTCTTATCTCTGGCTTCAATAATAGTGATTGAAGATGGGTGATAAAGATCTGCGACTGATTGAACGAGCAAGGAAACATCAGGAAAGGATTGCTATCATTGCACGTGAAGGTATGTTTACATATGGGCAGCTATTGGAATTCTCAGCCGGCGCTGCTTCAATTCTGCTTGATGGAATAAATGATCTGAAGGAAACACGTGTAGCTTTTTTGACGTGGCCTGGTTTTTATTATGTTGCAATCCAGTGGGGCATCTGGCGGGCTGGGGGTGTAGCTGTTCCTCTATCGCCGTTGCATCCAATACCAGAATTGGATTACTTCATTACAAATTGCGGCGCCAAGATAGTTGTTACACATCCTGATTTTAAAGATATATTACAACCCATAGCAAAAGCTCGTGACTTGCGCCTCCTTACCACAGATATCGTAAATGGTGCGCAGAGCAGACTGCCGAAGATAAGCATGGAAAGAAGAGCTATGATACTCTACACCAGCGGAACTACAAGCAAACCAAAAGGAGTTGTAATAACACACAGAAACATTCAGGCACAGGTAGAGAGTCTGGTTTCCGCATGGGGCTGGATGGCCGAGGATCATATACTTAATGTTCTCCCCTTGCATCATGTTCACGGAATAATTAATGTATTAACATGTGCTATGTGGGTTGGAGCTGTATGTGAGATCCTTCCAAGATTTGAAGCGAATGAGGTATGGAAACGTTTCGTCAACAACAACATTACTCTATTCATGGCCGTCCCAACGATTTATGAAAAGTTGATAAAAGCATGGGAAGACGCCCCAGTAGAAGAGAAGAAACTGATGTCTGATGCATGCAGAAGGATGCGCCTGATGGTCTCTGGATCTGCCGCCTTGCCTGTTGCTACATTGGAGAAGTGGAAGTTCATTAGCGGTCATGTGTTGTTGGAAAGGTATGGAATGACTGAGATTGGCATGGCGTTATCAAACGCGCTTCATGGCGAGAGGGTGCCGGGATATGTTGGTACAGCGCTGCCAAATGTTGAGGTGAGATTAGTAGATGAAAATGGAAATCCTGTAAAAGACGGCGAGCCAGGCGAGATTCAGGTGAAGGGTCCTACCGTGTTCCTCGAATACTGGAATAATCCAGGTGCTACAAAAGAGGTCTTTCGTGACGGGTGGTTCAGCACTGGTGATATCGCTGTGAAGGAAAATGGCATCTATCGTATTCTGGGGAGGAACACTATCGATATTATAAAGACAGGAGGCTACAAGGTATCAGCACTAGAAATAGAAGAAGCTCTTCGCGGACATCCCAAAGTGAAGGAATGTGCAGTTGTTGGAGTTCAAGATAGCGAATGGGGCGAAAAAGTGTGCGCTGCTTTAATTTTGAAAGAGAAAACAGGCCTAACATTTGATTCATTTCGGCTGTGGGCTATAGAGAGGCTTGCACCGTATAAGGTACCGAAGGAGATCTTGCTTGTTGACGACCTTCCGCGTAACACATTGGGTAAAGTAGTCAAACCAGAGGTTGCTCGACTGTTCAAAAATCAAAGAGAGATAGAAAATCATTAAAAGTAAATGGGAAATGCATTTCAACAAGCCGAGATCATTGAAAGTTCTTACGCCAAATTAATCATACGGATATAAACCAAGGTTCCTCACAACAAAAAGGAAAAATTAGATGGTCCTTACTACCTGCTTTATCTCGTCATAGTTTGGCTCTACCAAGGGGTTGTCTGAGACCCACTTGTATCTTATAGTTCCATTTGGATCTATTACAAAAACGGATCTCTTGGCAGCATTGTAACCTTTTACATGCAAAAGATCTGGCATCACAACACCGTATTTCCTTACTGCATCTCTAGCATAGTCGCTTAAAACGGGGAAGTTAAGACCATGCATTTCGGTAAACTGCTTGTTTGCAAATGGACCATCAACACTAACCGCTACAACCTGTGCTCCTGCTTCGCTCATTTCTTGGAAAGAGTCACGAAACGAACACATCTCCTTCGTACACACAGGCGACATTGCTGCTGGGAAAAACGCTAGTACCACTTTCTTTCCCTTAAAATCCTCCAAGCTCTTAATATTCAATCCCGGATCCGGCAATTTGAAATCTGGTGCTTTGCTACCAACTTCTGGTATCTTTGCTTTGGCTTTCGGTTTTGCCTTCGCTTTAGACTTGGACGGTTTTTTCTTCATCGATTTTACCTTCGAACTTTTTTTGCTCATAGCACGCATGCTATTCGACAGATTATAAAAGATTTTCGGGTCATAGAAAATGCTATTAACTTTTTCAATGCATTAATGTTCATGGTCAAGATCAGCAATACGACCATCGAATTGGTAAAGGGCGACATAACAGAGCTTGCTACAGATGCCATTGTCAATGCGGCAAATTCCCAGCTTCAGCATGCTGGAGGCGTCGCATGGGGTATTGTGAACAAGGGTGGATACGTTATTCAGAGGGAATCCGATAAGCTCAGGTTCTGTGCAGTTGGGAACGCAGTGATAACGAGTGCTGGCAAGCTCAAGGCAAAGTATGTGATACACGCTGTTGGTCCAAGGATGGGAGAAGGGGATGAGGATGCAAAGTTGAGGAGCGCAACGCTAAGCGCATTGAAACTCGCTGATAAGCACAAGTTGAGAAGCATAGCGTTCCCAGCAATTTCAACTGGCATATACAAATTCCCAGTAGATAGGTGCGCAAATATAATGCTCAAG from Nitrososphaerales archaeon encodes the following:
- a CDS encoding acyl-CoA synthetase: MGDKDLRLIERARKHQERIAIIAREGMFTYGQLLEFSAGAASILLDGINDLKETRVAFLTWPGFYYVAIQWGIWRAGGVAVPLSPLHPIPELDYFITNCGAKIVVTHPDFKDILQPIAKARDLRLLTTDIVNGAQSRLPKISMERRAMILYTSGTTSKPKGVVITHRNIQAQVESLVSAWGWMAEDHILNVLPLHHVHGIINVLTCAMWVGAVCEILPRFEANEVWKRFVNNNITLFMAVPTIYEKLIKAWEDAPVEEKKLMSDACRRMRLMVSGSAALPVATLEKWKFISGHVLLERYGMTEIGMALSNALHGERVPGYVGTALPNVEVRLVDENGNPVKDGEPGEIQVKGPTVFLEYWNNPGATKEVFRDGWFSTGDIAVKENGIYRILGRNTIDIIKTGGYKVSALEIEEALRGHPKVKECAVVGVQDSEWGEKVCAALILKEKTGLTFDSFRLWAIERLAPYKVPKEILLVDDLPRNTLGKVVKPEVARLFKNQREIENH
- a CDS encoding peroxiredoxin, which encodes MSKKSSKVKSMKKKPSKSKAKAKPKAKAKIPEVGSKAPDFKLPDPGLNIKSLEDFKGKKVVLAFFPAAMSPVCTKEMCSFRDSFQEMSEAGAQVVAVSVDGPFANKQFTEMHGLNFPVLSDYARDAVRKYGVVMPDLLHVKGYNAAKRSVFVIDPNGTIRYKWVSDNPLVEPNYDEIKQVVRTI
- a CDS encoding macro domain-containing protein, whose protein sequence is MVKISNTTIELVKGDITELATDAIVNAANSQLQHAGGVAWGIVNKGGYVIQRESDKLRFCAVGNAVITSAGKLKAKYVIHAVGPRMGEGDEDAKLRSATLSALKLADKHKLRSIAFPAISTGIYKFPVDRCANIMLKATIEYCKGQTNLQKVVYCLYDDNAFTIFKETLDRVNAK